CAAATCTTCTCTATGTAGCGATATCTTATCTGCAGGCATAAATCTTTAAACAACTTCCTTAATACTTCAagtgaaacaaataaataaaaaattaaactaagcaATAGCAAGGTGTTCTTAGCAATATTCGTAATTGATACTTTAAACGTATCTTGATTTCTTACATTAATCGAACGACactatcaaaatcaaaatagtgTCTACTAATAAACATTACTCCAAAACTTTCTCGtgtcaaaatataataacttccaaaaacaatttaaattaactattgaCTTCTGTCATCACGTTTAATGAAATAACGGAGATATTAACTCGTGtaacagtaatttttaaataaacgtatctattatttttttaagataaatcGCTTGGAATCGTTCATTTATAGACATCGTTGAAGaccttaaataatatttacttataatactaacataaaatttattaatttgtaatatataaatatataatgagtTAGTCTTGTTTTCGAAAAGATTATCTCAATAAGAAatatactattaattaaaactactttgtaaataagtattaaaatttgtcGTGATTGTTTTCGttaacgaattttttttaataccactaAGGTGGCAAACAATGATATAGTCACCTCATGGAAAGCTGTTACCGTAACCCATCGACGCCTGCAAACCAGGTTCATCACAagcttttaactgaggtagggaacagcaggaatttcctgctcaaaatatggagcaacccgactacgttagtaccttgaccttacagaagaacacagctaaataatactgttttcaagcagtattgtattcctgatGGTGAGGAAGGGTGACCTGAGCTCTTTGGGTTGggtattgggtcggcaatgcgctcgcattgcttctggtgttgcagacgtctataagctactgtaatcgcttaccatcaggtaagccgtacgcttgtttttcaACCTAGTCAtctaaaatcatattaaaaaaagcgCTTTGGCGTGTGAGTAGGGTCTAATGACTCTTCTTTCGTATGAGACTGTAATCTTCTGCAAAGACGCATTTATAACGAAAATCTTTTTATGTTACTATATGATAgtattttcaaacaaatatttaagaaaGGCAAAATACATGATCGTACGAACTCGTTCAACGGGCCTTGACTTTTACTTATCCATaaagtaaacatatttttattacattgacaATGGTCACTCcgaacaatataaaattaaaattataaacttgaTACGAACCGTTTTCGCCGTTTCACAcgtttattcaattaataatttaaaacggattttaaattgaaattaattctaTACTTTACGATTGACCTATTTTATCACGAAATCAATTTTCGTTCTTTTTGTTAGCTTGGGGTACGTTTTCTCGTTTCGCAGAAAAGCGTCCCCGAAAGCAAAAGCTTTTATCAAGTCGCTATTGTTTACCGCACAAAAATCCTCACTAGTttgcttttataaattaaaacataaaatatatattattacactaACCTTAAAATATAATGCCTCTTTTGTCGAATAGTTTCATTCTTTATCTAAGCGTTGACAAAATAAGTTGATCATATTCGATTTTTTACATATCACAGTCATATTCTACATCCAAACAGTACCTTCCCTAGTTTTACTAGTCTTGTAAAAAAGTGTTAACGACTACGACAGTCGACAAGTGTTTCCTGGAAGGGCAATTCTTCTTTCTACTTCCCGTTCTCACAACATTCAACCTAACAGGTATTCAATTAAGGTTCACCATTAAAATTCTCACCGAGAAATACATAAACAACATCAAAACCGCCGCAAACACTCAATTAGTGAGTTCCTAGAGCCATCGTTTGTCCCTAgctggtattaaaaaaaatgtccatTGAAATGTCGGACGTCGTGTGACCCGGTCACGACACGGAACCGACACGGCGAACGATTTGTACGACATACTGGATGGAATTGCCCACTTATTAGTATTAGATACGGATGAAAACCACTCGCCGTAACAGGGTGCCGCCGAGTCGAACCGTCCGTCCGTACGTTCAACGTATGTCGCCGACCTGCTATATCAAGTTCATAGATCTTAGACATGGTGGCGTTGAATTTATTGAATGTTTATAGGGAAATATTCATGCTTTATACGTACTGCATGAATGTGTGCTAGCTCTTACGGAAGGTTTTAGCCGCGTTCACTTTAAAAAACTtcaaattccttttttttatattttaaattgatgttgaaaataactcaaaagacaactaaaaataaatatatataggaaGCCTTGGTATATTTTTGTAGTCTATTAAAAGCTTAAGCTTTAGTCTACTATCAATAGGTTACCACACAGTATCTAACTGAGTACCAAGCTAAACCTATTGTCCACATATTCtttctatatattttcttatatctaacaacaataaaaaataatacattcaaTAGTCTTATACAATCATACATTTTTTCACGAATAACAAAAAGGTGGTATTAAGACAGCTGTCAAAACTGACAAATGTGCGCTATGGACATCTGAAGGTCCAACACAATTTACACAATAGACGAGGTGGTACAGATGCTGCTATTGATAGATGGAGAATTAGGCACGTGTCACAAACGGGGGAGGAGTCGACCTGATGCGTGGGAGCTTGACCCTGTCTTTAAACGACACGGTGGAAGAGAAtgttcttaattttaatatttttttttgcattttaaatttggaataatGGAGAAAGGCATTTTGAAATTACcgttaaatttaaaacgtattttttacTTGTCTTATCTTTACATGATActctttgtacaaataaaagtattaaattgttATCAGTCGCTAAAtccattaaataaaaagttacataaGAAATTGATTTGTCAATTTATTCATCTCATTCGTTCTGAATATACATCTCAAgcataatacttttattatagatGTCTCTTTTTATGAATTTAGTTTAACACTAATCTCAGGGATTCTCGAACTGAGAGAGATTAAATACGAGAGCCGTGAGTCGATTCTCTATCATGATAGatcactcatttttttttaagtatctgTAGTACGCACAATATGAGTTAGCCGGCCTGAAATTAGGCTCTACGAAATTCTCGGGAAAGTTTACTCagtaataaaatgttacaacttcttatctatattaaaataattgatacaGTAACTTgctcgatttatttatttatttattactttcttgCATAATTATAGGCAAAcacttttacatattaaaaaaaggaaaaaaaaacagcagtacaaaaaaatgaaacaaaaggTAGTTACACTGACAACatgaaaaggcggtcttattgcactaagcaatctcttccagacaatcccaggtaaaaggagattattagtattgttatgaagaaatattataatgatataaagttttatttttggtgAACTAGCGCTAACCTCAGGCCGGCCACTTATGTTACTTAACTGCTCTTATTGTACTTTAggaacctatttttttttcaactgtGTTTATATCAAGTAGCTAGCTGGGGTAGGGCATCGGGACAAAATACTAAGCTTGTAAATGCGCCGACGACTGAAAAAGGTTGGGAGCCCCTGACTTATCTAGTAACACTAAAGTACATATTACAACGAGTGAACGTAAGGTCAGACGgcgacatgacaaacatttaatttgctAAAGTAAAGATTTAATctgaatatatttcaataaattagtGCAAACGATATTTGATTAAATTCATAAAactataaaagatttaaatgtAAGCTACTTTGAATTCTATTTCTTTACATCAAAGGTATATTTTTGTAggaattagtttattttacgGTGTAGTTAGTACCGCAGCATAAATATAGTTTGATTATACGATCTGTGGTGCTAATTACACTAGATTTTAATCAGAAAGTacatagtttatataatttattttattaataactcgATAGCAAActcttttgttattaaatatttaggtaATTAAAAcactaatacaaaaaaaaactgtctctGTTTGATTGAAAGCATTATTCTCAAATCTAACGGTATAGAAACGTTAGTCATTTTTTTACTCTTAGCTAGAGTTGAAGAattctatatttctatatatgaATTGtcatatgaataatataatactacCACACGGGAAACTAATTAACTTCTTGATTACAAACATAAAGGgtctgtttaaatataaaagatatttttctttttttaatattgttattatattgacagtaattacataaaaaaatgtcggAAAATGATAATGCGTTGTATGCTAAACTCTATGTAGCTAATACGAATGAATCCATAGCTATATGCACGACAAATCCAAAAAATATCACACTGAAACATGAACAAATCCACAAGAAACAAGtagtatagaataaaatattagtatctaATTATCCGCACTACATGACCTTGAATTGACAAGTTGACAGTTAACATTCAATCGAAATAATTCGCCattgttaaataatacttgTTAGAGCTGGCAATCACTTACTAATTGCATTGTACTAAAATGTATCCTACATAAACTGCatagtttaataatttattaatattttattatgcaaAACTAGCTAGCCGCGCGAAGTTTGcccactatattttttttatagattaattatattgttttttcttttacctATACCAAACTTGTATTTGGTGCAGTCGGACGTTACACACGTATCCGACTGCACATTTCGGCGATTCAATTTTATTCATACCaacaaattatgtaattttgtaattattccATTGAATgcggttttatttttcaatgagCACGTGgttgataaaataaacaagtagTTTTAGACACTTCATCATACTGATAATTGTAAACACAGCTACAAAAAACTAAACCTGTCGAATgcgtttgtataaatatatcaattaagTTCCATGGAATTTAATCGCATAAGATAATATCCGCTAATCTAGTGTCATATTTGAACTTTGGTCACGGAATAATCTAATTTATGCTAACCTAAAAGAGCTTACTAATTTCTTAGTCCTGGGCAAAAGACGAAAGCTTTGATTGGTTTACTTTTTGTCTGGTTTCGTGTtagtataaaattgtaaatgtaaCTGTAAAAAAAAGGTGTCGTTGTTCTTGTTCCCGCGCATTTCCTTTATATTGTtcagaatttttaataatacactaTTTAATTGCTACAAAACCTAATATTATTCTAACTAAAAATTAGCGTATAACTGAACCAATTGTACTCACGCATTTTATATCCAATTAaactttacataaattttatcttaaaatgaaaaaaatatatattaaattaaaaatatttaattactcggcattatttataaaaaagttactgCCGTATTTACTTCCAACCGGTCAATTACTCgacatatatttacaattatttattaaaattatataaaaaacgtataaaatacaTACTGTTGTCAACAGAAATTAAGGCTGTGAAATATAAAGGTGTCACTTCCCGGAAATAGCACCGGTACGGACAGACGGAGTCGAAATTCAATAGCTATTAACATGTTTGTCGACACATTCCGACATTTATCGTGACCTTCTAGTCTTGTTAAAGGGTCACCGGAATGGGAAGGatatataactaataataaatatgatgacgagatatatttattaaaagctgACCGTACTTTTAGcgtattttttaacttttttgttatttttagggGTCGGCACTAAAAGATTTCAAACGCTCAACTCTCTATCTTAATAACCCATGACATAGCTTACAAGTTTTGTTAATCATTGTCTAAGGCACGGTAAAGGATACAAAATATACAACATACACGGAGGGGATATGTGAGTATGGTTAGGTACGgtatgatttttaaccgacttccaaaaaaggaggaggttctcaattcgactgtattttttttttttttttatgtatgttacatcagaacttttgcccgtgtggaccgatttcgacaaattttgttttaatcgaaaggtggtgtgtgccaattggtcccatttaaatttatttgagatctaaaaactacttttcgagttatatctaataatgtgtttttacttgacgcttttttcgtcgacctacgttgtattataccgcataactttctactggatataccgattttgataattctttttttgttggaaaggggatattcctagtttggtaccgtgataaggaaactaggatctgatgataggatcccagaggaatcgagggaaactctcgaaaatccgtaataactttttactgggtgttccgattttgataatttttaatttaatcgaaagctgatgtttatcatgtggtcacatataaattttatcgagatctgataactactttttgagtaatctttaataacgcgtagttgcttgactattttttcgtcgatctacgttgtattacttgtcgatgtaattgaagtcggttttttttttcgtttgcgagcaaacacaattattattattagcttcAATACCTCAAACTCTGCATGTCGCGATTCAATTTGATAATGTTCGTTGTGTACACAGTCACAATGAAGGCATTTCTGTAACCCAGGGAATCACGGAAGTCATATAAAACAGCagtcttaatatttttactttgagTAAGCGCCTGTTCGGGTTTCATAAACACGGTGACCTACAtttgtaaacaataataaactttattatttaagggACAGTTTTAAAATTCCAATGTGAGATGTTTAAAATAAGTTGTCAATCAGTTCACCGCTCGTATGTAAACAAACGCGGTAGAGCAGCGACTTCCTTTCTTCTCGTTTCGTCGAAACTAATTTCTCGGAATGTAAACATACGATGTCCCTGACagattcaatttatttaaattataacgttTACTTCGAGTTGCAAAATGCTGATTTATTACTAACTTTATAAGACGCATTCATTGTTCGAAACAATTAAGTCTTTGTATTCGAATCTGTTTTTTTAGTGTAATAAGActgtatatgtacatttattaaaattaatattaagtgGAAAAGAATGATGTAAAACTATATCATTGACAAATCCACATAAAACGTTTTTACAAATGAAGTTTCATAATCTCAGTAACGCGCATAATTGAACAATAAAAAGCCAATTTAGTCATTTAACGTCATTGTAGCCCTAATCCTCttacaacaaatatataaataataaaaattacaaaatccaTACAAGGCACATTAACGTCCAAatacttggaacttaaaatttaacaaacaaatcGTAAATAAACCGTACTAAAATGTGCCAAATCCAATACAACCCAAACATAAAGCTGTTAATATCCCTCCAATAAACATGCCACGATCACCATTTACGTCTTCAGCCACCGACGTTCGGTCAAGTATATCTTGCACAAGCTCGTCTTACTTCAGAACCGCCCACGAGAACACGGAGAGGCATAAGAAAGCGCACTTAAAGTCGCCCACAAACATCTCATTACTGGAACTGTGCCGCGATACTTTGCACAATCGTTATCAGCGGTGATAAGCTCACGAGCAAATGTTGTGAAACTGGGACGAAGGTAACGGCTGAATGGAGTAacttaattgtttaattaaacgTCTCAGCGATGGTTCGTGTGTAAAGGTGCTTAAaagtgtttgtattttttatttactttctgtTAAGCAATAGCGTTATCTTCTAACTAAAGATAATTGTCATATGACGTGAAACAATAACCGTCTCTTCGATgtcgttttttaatttaaaaattaagcaaCATATCACTTGTAGATGGGAAAATGAAACGTCGACGGAGCACTAAAAACGTCTTGGTCCTATAATCGAGTTAGTAGAATGTTAGTTCGCGCAACGAGTAGGCGTTAGGAGTCTCGGATCGTCGGTCTAGATGCGCAGAGACAATGCAGTTGCGCCAGCGCTGCGTTACGCAAGCTAACTGCGCTATTTGCAAATCGTGGAAACCTAGAGCTGTATCAGTTTGTCACGTGCCAGCTTATCTGCACCGAAATCAATTTGATAAACCGATAGGATTTGAGAATATGATTTAAAGTTTGgtgttacttttaaattaaaataaaaacacaacacATTGGTATTTCTAGTAAGAACTGATCATTCGCATGAAGGTCAACAAAGTCCACAGCGATAGAAAAAACGAAGCAATCGCATGCCGCTATACAAACAACGGTCTCTCAGTGAATGCATCTGTTTTGACGCAACAGGGAAACAATTTACGTTCTGAACTTTAAAATGTAGATTTATAAAGTTAGGATTTGAACGTGAAACGCtatttacttttgttattgCCGAGATACTGTAGCGTGGGAAAGATAGCGGCAAATATGCGACAATGCGCTTTTGTACGTTCGTGTATTTCCCAGTATCTGACGCAGTGGTCCTCGCTACAACCCACATTTTTGACCGACGTCGTCACAGACAGCCATCAATCACGGTTTCAACCGACCCACGATTTTTACTGCGTTAAAATatcttgtttttataatttacaacaagAATATTATACATGCATGCAAACCTTTTAAAAGAAATGTGTTTAAAACGTTCACAATCTTATCTTTAGAGCTCGAGCAATTCGCGTTATCTAAAAGTATCTGCAATCACATGACGCCTTTAAGTCTAGAAACTGTAAAAATACCTTTGTTGAAAAGAGAAatgcaaatgaataaaaaaaacgatGCCAAGCTGACTCAGTGAAGTTCGCAAGTAATTAACGCCTGGAGTGCTAACTGCGGCCGCGATGTCTTTAGCAGCTTCCTTTTTTTCTAGGTCGAATAATACTTTTACGCCGTGTGTATAAGATTATAGCTTTCAAGAATGGGAGACGAGAGTACGGAACAAAATTAAATCACAGTTATATGTCACTAAGTAAATAAACGGGTCCTCATATTTTCTGCACAAATGGGGAAACtacaatattgataataatagtCACTCAATGTACCTATAAAATCGCTAAGAATATAAATGAATTATACAGACGGTACTAAATAGATAATCACGAGAAACGTCCAGCATTGTCacgatatttccttaaaaatctAACaacttatcataaaataattttaaaaataaacaaattaccaTTGTCAGAACGTGCATTCAACCATGTTATTTCTTGCCAAAAAACCGCTTTGGGTTAGTGCAATCGTTTACTTGTTCACATATCACATGAAATGCTAGCATTTAAGAACAACGCAATGTATGTACGTAGGTATTAATTTCGCTAAATGATAaaacatacacatttttttgtcGTAATAGTCAAAGAAATTCCCCTTGAAAccaattactaataatttaaacaaataattcgCCACATAAGCAAATGTTTCCAACGGTTGTTTTGCCTGTgaatagattatattattaattgattCTCACACGTATAACGATCGCTTATATGTATGTCTCCTTGTCTTGTTAAGATATTTACACGCCATTTTCGCATTTAATTGAAGGTGATATGAAAGAAAATGGCGTTTTATAAAAATTCGGGTGGAGCCGCGTGCGTGAGTCACGGACCGGCTGCAGATCTAATCGCAGAAACCGTTGCtcgtaataaaaattcaaatatgtttAAAGTCGATGGCAGACAAACGGTCGCGTCGCGGTTGCTTTGAgactataatttataaaacatagcTTGATCTCTGGGACAGCTGTCAGTAAAATCGCGCCTATGAAGTTCAGAATTTAACAGTGCAAACAATCGTACCAGTCAATGTCATACTTTATGGGCATGCTGAGCTAATTAATGATAAGCGATTAATCATCGTGACCACAGACTATAAACTAtcgatattttgtataaaacttaattcaaaattaatttatcatttaattgaaaaaaataatattattgaatatttaaaaaaaaaataacattatttacaatagtgagtaaataaaatctaaattctaaCCTACTCGTAATATTCCTTCCGACAACTTTGGGGTTCGAGAGAAGTTTGGTCGCGGCGTGTCTTCTTCAAAAAGATGGCGCCAACGCACCGCCATATTGTTTGATATGACCCATTCGGCCATTCTCCTCAGTACGAGTGCTAACGCCTTGTATACGCTACGTGTTTTCCGTTCTCATcactttgtttttgttactattgctgttaatttgttaactttagttatttttgtCAGTTtctttgttgttattgttagtTTTTGTGGAGGTTTGTTGGCATAATGCCAAAGAGAACGAAGAAAACTGTTTTGAACAGTCAAAGTCGTGAGCTTGTAATTCGCTTACGTGAATATTTTGAGCGAGAAAACCAAAATGGTGGACCGCTATTACCCATGGCAAAAGTTTGTGACAGAGTTGCAGATGCTCTTGGCATTGGACTTGCGACAGTAATTCGCAtcagtaaagaaaaatatggCGAAACTTCAACCGCAGTATTGATTGAAGACGAGGAAAAAAAGCTTTCAAcgccaaataaaaaaagaagaaaggcTGCTCCTGTCACAAAAATTGACGACTTTGACGCCGTTGCGATTCGCAATCATGTATATGGTTATTATACACGGGGCGAattacctacattaaaaaaactggcGGTGTCCCTAAAAGACGCAGACTTGTTTAAAGGAAGCTTGCCGTCACTatcgaaaattttgaaaaatattggattttcctataaaaaaagtgacaaaagaaaaattataatggAACGAACCGACGTTGCTCTTGCTCGAGTGAATTTTCTCCGGAaagtcaaaaaaattacaaattgggACAAAGTTGTCTTTCTAGACGAGACATGGCTAAACGCCAATCATACCGTATCCAAAGCTTGGACCGATGGTACGACACAATCGACCACCAAAGTACCTGAAGGCAAAGGTCAAAGACTAATAATAACTCATGCTGGGACGTCATCTGGTTTTGTGCCTAATTGCCTATTGGCATTCAAATCTACGAAGACCAATGAATACCATGAAgaaatgaattttgaaaaatttaaagagtggtttttaaaattattagataatttgAAGGAgccacattatataattatggatAACGCCCCATATCACTCGGTCCAAAAGCACAAACCACCAACTTCGGCAAACAGGAAGTTAGAAATAATTGCATGGCTTCAAGAAAAAGGAATAGAGGCCAATGAAACAATGctta
Above is a genomic segment from Melitaea cinxia chromosome 5, ilMelCinx1.1, whole genome shotgun sequence containing:
- the LOC123653686 gene encoding uncharacterized protein LOC123653686, coding for MERTDVALARVNFLRKVKKITNWDKVVFLDETWLNANHTVSKAWTDGTTQSTTKVPEGKGQRLIITHAGTSSGFVPNCLLAFKSTKTNEYHEEMNFEKFKEWFLKLLDNLKEPHYIIMDNAPYHSVQKHKPPTSANRKLEIIAWLQEKGIEANETMLKNELLRLVGLHKPSTPTYVLDDIAQEKGHNVIRLPPYHCQYNPIELIWAQVKGYAARSNTTPPFTANKMLQLLNTAVENVSAEDWKKVVTKCRKLMEEDWERDVRFDNICDQEFIINLKDCSSDFESDSEIDLGCTPLE